A single genomic interval of Rosistilla ulvae harbors:
- a CDS encoding HlyD family secretion protein, giving the protein MIELILGTYGAACWLIFKKFKLVPITTYTVCTAVLGGMVMLIGLLILLSVCHPVSHDGRFYSTVTQIVPQVRGKVISVPVKTNAPLKAGDVLFRIDPKPYQLEVDRLEALLAGMNAKVSQLDARLASAEAATEVARSNLLVSESDYDRQARISLDISQTQIEQTQTRLELAKANLQRSQELAESGAASQRELDSDQARVDALEAELLQAKSAEQKAQETLNSGSNRLKAARDELKRAEAQEQEARVALEAESDGVNPDVRQAMAALELKRWELEQTVVRAPSDGYVTQVTLRAGQMATPFSRASSMLFIPNEKQMLVARYPQNAIAGIEPGMDAELAFQAYPGRIFPAKVEFVFDIIPEGQFVGTGGLQGGPDASVGDDIPVKFVFGEEVEELNLPTGAHVSIAVYTHNFHALAIVRKVILRIKSWENYVFFMKNFDMVH; this is encoded by the coding sequence ATGATTGAATTAATTCTGGGGACCTATGGTGCCGCCTGTTGGTTGATCTTTAAGAAATTCAAGCTGGTACCGATCACAACCTACACCGTCTGCACTGCGGTGCTGGGTGGAATGGTTATGTTGATCGGCTTGCTGATTCTTCTGTCGGTATGCCATCCGGTTAGCCACGACGGACGGTTCTATTCGACCGTGACGCAGATCGTGCCGCAGGTTCGCGGCAAAGTGATCTCGGTTCCCGTGAAGACCAACGCGCCGCTGAAGGCGGGTGACGTGCTGTTTCGCATCGACCCCAAGCCCTACCAATTGGAAGTCGACCGCCTGGAAGCGTTGCTGGCTGGAATGAACGCTAAGGTTTCACAATTGGACGCGCGGCTCGCATCAGCCGAAGCAGCGACCGAGGTCGCTCGTTCGAATCTCTTGGTTTCGGAATCCGATTACGATCGCCAGGCTCGGATCTCGTTGGACATCTCGCAAACGCAGATCGAACAAACCCAAACCCGTTTGGAACTGGCGAAAGCGAATCTCCAACGGAGCCAGGAATTGGCGGAATCGGGCGCTGCGTCGCAGCGAGAATTGGACTCCGACCAGGCGCGCGTCGACGCGTTGGAGGCGGAACTTCTGCAGGCGAAAAGCGCTGAACAGAAGGCACAGGAAACTCTAAACTCCGGCAGCAATCGTTTGAAGGCCGCTCGCGATGAACTGAAGCGTGCCGAAGCGCAGGAACAGGAGGCACGCGTCGCGTTGGAAGCCGAAAGCGATGGCGTGAACCCCGACGTTCGACAAGCGATGGCAGCGTTGGAACTCAAGCGTTGGGAGCTGGAACAAACGGTTGTCCGCGCACCATCGGACGGCTACGTCACGCAGGTCACGCTGCGTGCAGGGCAGATGGCGACTCCTTTTTCACGCGCTTCGTCGATGCTCTTCATCCCGAACGAAAAACAGATGTTGGTCGCTCGTTACCCACAAAATGCGATCGCGGGAATCGAACCAGGGATGGACGCCGAGCTTGCGTTTCAAGCCTATCCAGGCCGCATCTTTCCGGCGAAGGTTGAATTTGTTTTCGACATCATTCCCGAGGGACAGTTTGTTGGAACGGGAGGTCTGCAAGGTGGCCCCGATGCGAGTGTGGGTGACGACATCCCCGTGAAGTTTGTCTTCGGTGAAGAGGTGGAAGAACTCAATTTGCCGACGGGGGCACATGTCAGCATCGCTGTCTATACGCATAATTTCCACGCCCTGGCGATCGTCCGCAAAGTGATCCTGCGGATTAAGAGCTGGGAGAACTATGTCTTCTTCATGAAGAATTTTGACATGGTTCACTAA
- a CDS encoding UvrD-helicase domain-containing protein, with the protein MSRSQSNPNANVPTEIAQAETDPLRPLMIRASAGTGKTYQLTGRLLQILLRGAAPETILATTFTRKAAGEILNRLLLSLARAATDPKALKDLAGQVGDPNLSPDAPAPLLHQILKEIHRLRICTLDSLFSQLARSFSFELRLPPGWQLTDEIEESWFVDQALARMLEQFDEGEVESLFHMLSKGQAERNVAQRLQQVVQNNYSGFRRSHRDAWSTLALAQAPPPQEITAAVGVLEGSATGDKRIDGAMRKYSELTLTEQWDSIVEAKLIVAAAQSQHDGQQVTYYKKPVPDDLVAAMRVIYAKARHEYVLRLKMQTEATGNLLEAYDRNIGSLKQNARRFSFDDVSYQLAAWVDRLLENQQPDDLSRLAMRMDASLDHVLLDEFQDTAPVQWDVLRPFARRASVGTPLRTFFCVGDTKQAIYGWRGGEAKIFDAVQGELPNVDSQPQDTSFRSSPVITDNVTKIFKHLHRHPRFSEREEFPVGDQEWKCHAVYEFEDAFHDHHAHFSERPGYVQFSTGPQGEGSASEKRALHQRYVAAQVQELATKIPGKSIGILTRTNQTVGRMIYLLRELGLDVSQEGGNPLIDSAAVEMILSTIRIVEHPGDLRWRFHLANSPLADSLKLTPAIDRKTAYRESLRLADDLRERFEHEGLVTTLTQLAHELLPSCGEADRLRLRQLIGLANQYARAPQPRLSAFVELVTKRRVQRPREAQIRVMTIHQAKGLEFDAVILPEMDGNLSKPPQKCVTISPTPTARATGALRYVKHQAWSLLEDQWQQAFGRSIAAAMTESLCTLYVAVTRPVHALYIYVMPTAKGNFSSQTSAALLYHALGITAAAEPETDLYIDGDREWFHSLPSAETSAPPAETPRKAAVAKNKAAPAVATKSVKPSAGDDQNPGGEAQQMDLF; encoded by the coding sequence ATGAGTCGATCACAATCCAACCCCAACGCCAATGTCCCGACCGAGATCGCCCAGGCGGAGACCGATCCGCTGCGACCGTTGATGATCCGCGCATCGGCTGGTACGGGCAAGACATATCAATTGACCGGGCGGTTGCTGCAGATCCTGTTGCGCGGCGCCGCTCCCGAAACGATCCTGGCGACCACTTTCACACGCAAAGCGGCCGGCGAGATTTTGAACCGGCTGTTGCTGTCGTTGGCTCGTGCGGCGACCGATCCCAAAGCGCTGAAGGATCTGGCCGGTCAGGTTGGCGATCCCAACTTGAGTCCCGACGCTCCGGCCCCGCTGCTGCATCAAATTTTGAAAGAGATCCATCGTTTGCGGATCTGTACGCTCGATAGCTTGTTCTCTCAACTGGCGCGTTCGTTTTCGTTCGAATTGCGACTGCCACCCGGCTGGCAATTGACCGACGAGATCGAAGAGAGTTGGTTTGTCGATCAAGCGCTGGCGCGGATGTTGGAACAATTCGATGAGGGGGAGGTCGAATCGTTGTTCCACATGCTCAGCAAGGGGCAAGCGGAACGAAACGTCGCCCAGCGGTTGCAACAGGTCGTGCAGAACAACTATTCGGGGTTTCGCCGCAGCCACCGCGATGCCTGGTCGACCCTGGCGCTGGCCCAAGCTCCGCCGCCGCAAGAGATCACCGCCGCGGTCGGTGTTCTGGAAGGATCGGCCACCGGGGACAAACGGATCGATGGGGCGATGCGGAAGTACAGCGAATTGACGCTGACCGAACAATGGGATTCAATCGTCGAAGCCAAATTGATCGTCGCCGCGGCACAATCGCAGCACGATGGCCAGCAGGTGACTTATTACAAGAAGCCCGTACCGGACGACTTGGTCGCCGCGATGCGAGTGATCTACGCCAAGGCACGCCATGAATACGTTCTGCGTTTAAAAATGCAGACCGAAGCGACCGGGAATTTGTTGGAAGCGTACGACCGCAACATCGGATCGTTGAAACAAAATGCTCGGCGGTTCAGTTTTGACGACGTCTCGTATCAATTGGCGGCTTGGGTCGATCGGTTGCTGGAAAACCAACAGCCCGACGATCTCAGCCGGTTGGCGATGCGGATGGACGCTTCGTTGGATCATGTGTTGTTGGATGAGTTCCAGGACACCGCACCGGTTCAATGGGATGTCCTGCGTCCGTTCGCGCGACGCGCCAGCGTCGGGACGCCACTGCGAACATTCTTTTGCGTGGGAGATACCAAGCAAGCGATCTACGGTTGGCGTGGCGGCGAGGCGAAGATCTTCGACGCCGTTCAAGGAGAACTGCCGAACGTCGATTCCCAGCCGCAGGACACCAGCTTTCGCAGCAGCCCGGTGATCACCGACAACGTGACCAAAATTTTCAAGCACCTGCATCGCCATCCGCGGTTCAGCGAACGGGAAGAGTTTCCCGTTGGAGATCAGGAGTGGAAGTGCCACGCGGTCTACGAATTCGAAGATGCGTTTCACGATCACCACGCGCACTTCAGCGAACGTCCGGGCTACGTCCAATTTTCCACGGGGCCGCAGGGAGAAGGATCGGCCAGCGAAAAGCGAGCGTTGCACCAACGCTACGTCGCGGCTCAGGTTCAAGAGCTGGCGACCAAGATCCCTGGGAAATCGATCGGGATCCTGACGCGAACCAACCAAACCGTCGGCCGCATGATCTACCTGTTGCGCGAACTTGGCCTGGATGTCAGTCAGGAAGGTGGCAACCCGTTGATCGATTCGGCCGCCGTGGAAATGATCCTTTCGACCATCCGAATCGTCGAACATCCCGGCGACCTGCGGTGGCGTTTCCATTTGGCGAACTCTCCATTGGCCGATTCGCTGAAGCTCACGCCGGCGATCGATCGCAAGACGGCCTATCGCGAAAGCCTTCGATTGGCGGACGATCTGCGCGAGCGGTTCGAACACGAAGGGCTCGTGACCACGCTGACTCAGCTGGCTCATGAACTGTTGCCCAGCTGCGGCGAAGCCGACCGTTTGCGGTTGCGTCAGTTGATTGGTTTGGCCAACCAGTACGCGCGTGCTCCGCAACCGCGTCTGTCCGCGTTTGTCGAACTGGTGACCAAACGCCGCGTTCAACGGCCACGCGAAGCCCAGATCCGCGTGATGACGATTCACCAGGCGAAGGGACTGGAATTCGACGCGGTCATCCTGCCCGAAATGGACGGCAATCTCTCCAAACCGCCGCAGAAGTGTGTCACGATCTCGCCGACACCGACGGCCCGTGCGACCGGAGCGCTTCGCTATGTGAAGCATCAAGCGTGGAGTCTGTTGGAAGATCAGTGGCAGCAGGCGTTTGGACGCAGTATCGCCGCCGCGATGACCGAATCGCTGTGCACGTTGTATGTCGCCGTTACCCGACCGGTCCATGCGCTCTACATCTACGTGATGCCGACCGCGAAAGGGAACTTCAGTTCGCAAACCTCCGCCGCGCTGCTGTACCACGCTCTCGGCATCACCGCGGCTGCGGAACCCGAAACCGATCTCTACATCGATGGCGACCGAGAGTGGTTCCATTCGCTGCCCTCCGCGGAAACATCCGCTCCGCCGGCCGAAACGCCTCGCAAAGCCGCGGTTGCGAAAAATAAAGCCGCTCCCGCCGTTGCCACCAAGTCGGTTAAACCCTCGGCCGGGGATGATCAAAACCCAGGGGGCGAAGCGCAACAAATGGACCTGTTCTAA
- a CDS encoding PD-(D/E)XK nuclease family protein — translation MKPLFLNWQRPLLPSAAEWLWQRYPAKGQWDLSAVTIVLPGRRATRQFAAILERYATERNTPLESPKIITTGRLPERLYEPTDPIASELEQTLAWCQVLRAASSEALVPLVASPPPRSPIAPWLELAGAVRRLHEELASEHFSFGDVAKELLKETPQEAPRWQLLDALAESYGETLRSVGRSDPYAQRRRAAELGICQAPGDVIVIGAVDLNQSIRAMIDTVAPQVTILVGAPESESEAFDSHGCVIPSQWMDRDLQIREDQLVPATDAEDQAAATSQFVSGWRGEFEIDQITIGITDEAMIAPVSQQLAIDGIDVHAELGEPLIRSAPARLLSLIVDYIQSRSFRALASLVRHADLYAVLTAELNDSQRSGESTAGNWLIALDRLRSEHYPLRTTDPLPEAAEDRPQIERLIQWIDRWLEPLLANDGSTEIHLADWCAAVRTMLATIYDARRQSLRPQWQQRMGQALAAIDSAIDRLGSVPQALEVALPTGTIAEMLVAQIAEVRLHQPAAPEKIELVGWLDLALDTSEALCIVGLNDPFVPESVVADPFLPGGLRRRFKIADNDHRYARDAYALSLMLNSRPAAQLIVGRSSADGSPTPPSRLLAACSPATAATRTLRLLEELPPRPIVESIWSTDQPASDLPIPVPSGYDPPTILSVTAFGDYLRCPYRFFLRHIAKLRPLDDTVVELAANQFGNLIHDALEEFGKTGPKHSTNLTDVEACLLDTASDLGRQRYGDHPSAPVRLQITSALDRLKIVAKRQVERTHQGWLLWAAERQIDVEDNAVVMVDGMPFGLKGRIDRIDYHPDDDRWAVIDYKTHAHNPFKKHYKKSTDEWIDLQLPLYRHMLAALGIEADRDLVQLGYFNIGEREADVRVNIADFTPALYASADLAAADVVRGVREGRFVANPDAATNYDDYAVICQTGSIEHLFADQEEDALEETQA, via the coding sequence TTGAAGCCCCTTTTCCTCAACTGGCAGCGGCCGTTACTACCGTCGGCCGCCGAATGGCTGTGGCAGCGGTATCCCGCAAAAGGCCAATGGGACCTCAGCGCGGTAACGATCGTGTTGCCGGGGCGTCGCGCGACGCGTCAATTTGCCGCGATTCTGGAACGTTATGCTACCGAGCGCAACACGCCCCTCGAATCTCCGAAGATCATCACCACCGGTCGTTTGCCCGAGCGGTTGTACGAACCGACCGATCCGATCGCCAGCGAACTGGAACAGACGCTGGCTTGGTGCCAGGTGTTGCGAGCGGCATCGTCGGAGGCGTTGGTCCCGTTGGTCGCCAGTCCGCCCCCTCGTTCGCCGATCGCGCCCTGGTTGGAATTGGCCGGTGCGGTTCGCCGTTTGCATGAGGAACTGGCCAGCGAGCATTTCAGTTTTGGCGACGTGGCGAAGGAGCTTTTGAAGGAGACGCCGCAAGAGGCACCGCGTTGGCAGTTGCTCGATGCGTTGGCCGAATCGTACGGGGAGACTTTACGTTCGGTCGGTCGATCCGATCCCTATGCCCAGCGTCGTCGCGCGGCGGAGTTAGGGATCTGCCAAGCTCCCGGCGACGTGATCGTGATCGGCGCGGTCGACCTGAATCAAAGTATCCGAGCGATGATCGATACGGTCGCGCCGCAGGTGACGATCTTGGTCGGCGCTCCCGAATCCGAATCGGAGGCGTTCGATTCCCACGGCTGCGTGATTCCATCGCAGTGGATGGACCGAGACCTGCAGATACGCGAGGATCAATTGGTTCCCGCAACCGATGCCGAGGATCAGGCGGCGGCGACCAGCCAGTTCGTGTCGGGCTGGCGCGGCGAATTTGAGATCGATCAAATCACGATTGGGATCACCGACGAAGCGATGATCGCCCCGGTCAGTCAACAATTGGCGATCGACGGGATCGACGTCCACGCCGAACTGGGCGAGCCGCTGATTCGATCGGCCCCCGCGCGACTGCTCTCGTTGATCGTCGACTACATCCAAAGCCGCAGCTTTCGCGCGTTGGCCAGCTTGGTCCGGCACGCCGACCTTTACGCGGTGTTGACCGCCGAACTGAACGATTCCCAGCGATCGGGCGAATCGACCGCGGGAAATTGGTTGATCGCCCTGGACCGGTTGCGCAGCGAACACTATCCGCTGCGGACGACCGATCCGTTGCCCGAAGCGGCGGAAGACCGCCCGCAGATCGAACGCTTGATCCAATGGATCGACCGATGGTTGGAACCGTTGTTGGCCAACGACGGATCGACCGAGATCCATTTGGCCGACTGGTGCGCCGCGGTTCGAACGATGTTGGCAACGATCTATGATGCCCGCCGGCAATCGCTGCGACCGCAATGGCAACAGCGGATGGGTCAGGCGTTGGCTGCGATCGATTCGGCAATCGACCGTCTGGGGAGCGTTCCGCAAGCGTTAGAGGTCGCGTTGCCGACCGGAACGATCGCAGAAATGTTGGTCGCTCAAATCGCGGAGGTCCGACTGCATCAACCCGCAGCCCCGGAGAAGATCGAATTGGTCGGTTGGTTGGACCTGGCATTGGACACCAGCGAAGCGCTTTGTATCGTCGGGTTGAACGACCCGTTTGTTCCCGAGAGTGTGGTGGCCGACCCGTTCCTGCCCGGTGGTCTGCGGCGTCGATTCAAGATCGCCGACAACGACCATCGGTATGCCCGCGATGCCTACGCGCTGAGCCTGATGCTGAACAGTCGTCCCGCGGCGCAGTTGATCGTCGGTCGGTCGAGTGCCGACGGTTCGCCAACGCCGCCAAGCCGTTTGTTGGCTGCATGTTCCCCCGCGACCGCCGCGACAAGAACTCTCCGATTGTTGGAAGAACTGCCACCACGGCCGATCGTCGAATCGATTTGGTCGACCGACCAGCCCGCGTCGGACCTGCCGATCCCGGTCCCCAGCGGCTACGATCCGCCCACGATCCTGTCGGTTACCGCGTTTGGCGACTACCTGCGTTGCCCCTATCGTTTCTTCTTGCGACACATCGCGAAACTGCGTCCGCTGGACGACACCGTCGTCGAATTGGCTGCGAATCAATTCGGCAATTTGATCCACGATGCGTTGGAGGAATTCGGGAAGACGGGGCCCAAACATTCGACCAACCTGACCGATGTCGAAGCCTGTTTGTTGGACACCGCATCGGATCTGGGGCGACAACGCTACGGCGACCATCCCTCGGCGCCGGTCCGTTTGCAGATCACCAGCGCCCTGGACCGCTTAAAGATCGTCGCCAAACGCCAAGTCGAACGGACGCATCAAGGCTGGTTGTTGTGGGCCGCCGAACGGCAAATCGATGTGGAGGATAACGCGGTCGTGATGGTCGACGGGATGCCGTTTGGGCTGAAAGGACGGATCGACCGGATCGACTACCATCCCGACGACGATCGCTGGGCCGTTATCGATTACAAAACCCATGCCCACAATCCGTTCAAGAAACACTACAAGAAATCGACCGACGAATGGATCGATTTGCAATTGCCGCTGTATCGGCACATGTTGGCGGCGCTCGGTATCGAGGCGGACCGCGATCTGGTTCAGTTGGGCTACTTCAACATCGGTGAAAGGGAGGCGGATGTGCGCGTGAACATCGCCGATTTCACTCCCGCCCTCTACGCGTCGGCCGACCTGGCCGCCGCCGACGTGGTGCGTGGCGTCCGCGAAGGCCGCTTCGTCGCCAATCCCGACGCCGCCACCAATTACGACGACTACGCTGTCATCTGCCAAACGGGCAGCATCGAACATCTGTTTGCCGATCAGGAAGAGGACGCGTTGGAGGAGACGCAAGCATGA